One Myxococcales bacterium genomic region harbors:
- a CDS encoding ATP-dependent 6-phosphofructokinase, which yields MLTQHDLDVRTLGPRTVPSPLGLSTTAGDEIADYVPDDARIVLDVEMRLGATPKVPLLLEKAGPRDALFFQPTSVTAGIVTCGGLCPGLNNVLRSMVLQLHHKYRVKRVLGYKYGFQGLDASQGIAPISLGPDEVLHIHRQGGSFLGLSRGRRTAEAMVDTLVRDAVDVLFVIGGDGSMRGALALEKEIRARGLAIAVVGVPKTIDNDVAFVDKTFGFDTAVELARLAVDAAHTEATGARNGIGIVKLMGRDSGFIAASATLASRDVNYCLLPELHYDLEGPHGLFCELERRIARRNHALIVVAEGCGENLGLPADAGAERDASGNVRYASKDADVGPRLRDALTRHFTGLGTEVNVKYIDPSYMIRSVPANAQDAIFCDALARNAVHAGMAGKTGILIGRTHRIFTHVPLDVVTRERKRIDPDGDLWLAVTETTGQPPLRQRGARKSSLPPPPG from the coding sequence ATGTTGACCCAGCACGACCTCGACGTTCGAACCCTCGGTCCACGCACGGTGCCCTCGCCGCTCGGGCTCTCCACGACCGCTGGCGACGAGATCGCGGACTACGTGCCCGACGACGCGCGGATCGTGCTCGACGTCGAGATGCGCCTCGGGGCGACCCCGAAGGTCCCGCTCCTCCTCGAGAAGGCGGGGCCACGCGATGCCCTATTTTTCCAGCCCACGAGCGTGACGGCGGGCATCGTCACGTGCGGTGGCCTATGCCCCGGGCTCAACAACGTGCTCCGGTCGATGGTGCTCCAGCTCCACCACAAGTACCGAGTGAAGCGCGTGCTCGGGTACAAGTACGGGTTTCAAGGGCTCGACGCCTCGCAGGGCATCGCGCCCATCTCGCTCGGGCCCGACGAGGTGCTCCACATTCATCGGCAAGGTGGCAGCTTCCTCGGCCTCTCGCGAGGGCGACGCACCGCGGAGGCCATGGTCGACACGCTGGTGCGCGACGCCGTCGACGTGCTCTTCGTGATCGGGGGCGACGGCTCGATGCGCGGCGCGCTCGCCCTGGAGAAGGAGATCCGCGCGCGAGGGCTCGCCATCGCCGTGGTGGGCGTTCCCAAGACGATCGACAACGACGTGGCGTTCGTCGACAAGACGTTCGGCTTCGACACGGCGGTCGAGCTCGCGCGCCTCGCGGTCGACGCCGCCCACACCGAGGCCACCGGCGCGCGCAACGGCATCGGCATCGTGAAGCTCATGGGCCGAGACTCGGGCTTCATCGCCGCGTCGGCCACGCTCGCGAGCCGCGACGTGAACTACTGCCTTTTGCCCGAGCTCCACTACGATCTCGAGGGGCCGCACGGCCTCTTCTGCGAGCTCGAGCGCCGCATCGCGCGGCGCAATCACGCGCTCATCGTGGTCGCCGAGGGGTGCGGCGAGAACCTCGGTCTCCCGGCCGATGCGGGCGCCGAACGCGACGCCTCCGGGAACGTCCGCTACGCGAGCAAGGACGCCGACGTGGGCCCCCGCCTCAGGGACGCGCTGACGCGCCACTTCACCGGCCTCGGCACCGAGGTAAATGTAAAATACATCGACCCGAGCTACATGATCCGGAGCGTGCCCGCGAACGCCCAGGACGCGATCTTCTGCGACGCGCTCGCGCGGAACGCGGTGCACGCGGGCATGGCCGGGAAGACCGGGATCCTCATCGGCCGCACGCACCGCATCTTCACGCACGTGCCGCTCGACGTCGTGACCCGCGAGCGGAAGCGCATCGACCCCGACGGTGACCTATGGCTCGCCGTCACCGAGACGACCGGGCAGCCGCCCCTACGCCAGCGCGGGGCCCGAAAGTCGTCGCTCCCTCCGCCTCCAGGCTGA
- a CDS encoding methyltransferase domain-containing protein — protein MGESSMAWLMATLYDRFMRPSEEACLGEWRRDLLSGLEGDVLEVGAGTGVNLAYYPKGVRLVLAEPDRDMAKRLEGRMSGTRHDGTRVDAADAEALPYPDASFDVVVSTLVLCSVARPGRALEEIGRVLRPGGRLVFIEHVGAEVGSSRRAWQGRIEPVWKHVAGGCCLTRDTRTSIARAGLTFERIDEESMRKALPFVRPSIRGVARKPK, from the coding sequence ATGGGAGAGTCTTCCATGGCCTGGCTCATGGCAACGCTCTACGATCGCTTCATGCGGCCCTCCGAGGAGGCGTGCCTCGGGGAGTGGCGGAGAGACCTGCTCTCGGGTCTCGAGGGCGACGTGCTCGAGGTGGGCGCGGGCACGGGCGTGAACCTCGCCTACTACCCGAAGGGCGTGCGTTTGGTGCTGGCGGAGCCCGATCGCGACATGGCCAAGAGGCTCGAGGGGCGGATGTCGGGGACACGCCACGACGGCACCCGGGTCGACGCCGCCGACGCCGAGGCGCTCCCCTACCCGGACGCGTCGTTCGACGTGGTGGTGTCCACGCTGGTCCTCTGTTCGGTCGCGCGGCCGGGCCGAGCGCTCGAGGAGATCGGGAGGGTGCTGCGGCCGGGGGGGCGGCTCGTGTTCATCGAGCACGTGGGCGCCGAGGTAGGGTCGTCGCGGCGCGCGTGGCAGGGCCGCATCGAGCCCGTGTGGAAACACGTGGCGGGCGGCTGCTGCCTCACACGCGACACACGCACGTCGATCGCGCGCGCCGGGCTCACCTTCGAGCGCATCGACGAAGAGAGCATGCGCAAGGCCCTGCCCTTCGTGCGACCTTCGATCCGCGGCGTTGCCCGGAAACCTAAGTAA
- a CDS encoding CPBP family intramembrane metalloprotease codes for MAEGQTRSGDAPEVFPPSPTSDTSPGRGPFLFVREPGRTASRVEVAHLAAESVAPIRVSATTEVALSERGPFEPLAVAVASDATVRSRLAEGLALPGSVAFARLRPLFFVGLVPLLMLVEYDRELFAAGLRGARVRLVLGLLFAVMLAIDFARKVPRHPGTSAAVLFWAAARYLHLLAVTCGSGGAVGYFAPVLATAVGLTLVARAPRGNRLTEQILDRLAIDPAEVLRVRLGEAPRQAVVTAAVVAALGLPAVLAILRAVDGSIWSTGIGLLVYGAVVPELVERFVERERPPRRHVRPTRLLFAAGLGFALTMGLVSSAQRSFDAGIYLQRCTHPAEFERSGKKLLQAESREVEKGIHQAKNALPVLLMTVLAVPLAEERLYRGLLQRVLTRKYGERLGLVYAALLFGASHLVVYRVAAYQAALLGFGFGAAYGEGGLVASFLAHALWNGHLVL; via the coding sequence ATGGCAGAAGGACAGACACGCTCCGGGGACGCCCCCGAGGTTTTCCCACCTTCGCCTACCTCGGACACGAGCCCAGGGCGAGGCCCGTTCCTGTTCGTGCGTGAGCCCGGGCGAACGGCGAGCCGCGTGGAGGTCGCTCACCTCGCGGCCGAGAGCGTCGCCCCCATTCGGGTGTCCGCCACGACCGAGGTCGCGCTCTCGGAGCGTGGACCGTTCGAGCCGCTCGCGGTCGCCGTCGCGAGCGATGCCACGGTGAGATCGCGCCTCGCCGAGGGCCTCGCGCTCCCCGGGTCGGTCGCGTTCGCGCGGCTCCGTCCGCTCTTCTTCGTGGGGCTCGTGCCCTTGCTCATGTTGGTCGAGTACGACCGTGAGCTCTTCGCGGCGGGCCTCCGTGGCGCGCGCGTGCGCCTCGTGCTCGGGCTCCTCTTCGCGGTGATGCTCGCGATCGACTTCGCGCGCAAGGTGCCGCGCCACCCGGGCACGAGCGCCGCCGTGCTCTTCTGGGCCGCCGCGCGCTACCTGCACCTCCTGGCCGTCACGTGCGGCTCGGGGGGGGCCGTCGGCTATTTCGCGCCCGTCCTCGCCACCGCCGTGGGCCTCACCCTCGTCGCGCGCGCGCCGCGTGGCAACCGCCTCACCGAGCAAATCCTCGATCGCCTCGCCATCGATCCGGCCGAGGTGCTCCGCGTGCGCCTCGGCGAAGCCCCGCGCCAAGCGGTCGTCACGGCCGCGGTCGTCGCCGCGCTGGGCTTGCCCGCCGTGCTCGCGATCCTCCGCGCCGTCGATGGCAGCATCTGGAGCACGGGCATCGGTCTCCTCGTCTACGGCGCCGTCGTCCCCGAGCTCGTCGAGCGGTTCGTGGAGCGCGAGCGGCCGCCGCGTCGCCACGTTCGACCGACGCGCCTCCTCTTCGCGGCCGGCCTCGGCTTCGCGCTCACGATGGGCCTCGTCTCGAGCGCCCAGCGCTCGTTCGACGCGGGCATCTACCTGCAGCGCTGCACGCACCCGGCCGAGTTCGAGCGGTCGGGCAAGAAGCTCCTCCAGGCCGAGTCGCGCGAGGTCGAAAAGGGCATCCACCAAGCCAAAAATGCCCTCCCCGTGCTCCTCATGACGGTGCTCGCCGTCCCGCTCGCCGAGGAGCGGCTCTACCGCGGCCTCCTCCAGCGCGTGCTCACGCGAAAGTACGGCGAGCGCCTCGGCCTCGTGTACGCGGCGCTCCTCTTCGGCGCCTCTCACCTCGTCGTGTACAGGGTGGCGGCGTACCAGGCCGCGCTGCTCGGGTTCGGCTTCGGGGCGGCGTACGGCGAAGGAGGGCTCGTCGCGTCGTTCTTGGCGCACGCGCTCTGGAACGGGCACCTCGTCCTCTGA
- a CDS encoding porin, which translates to MTRRARRRGRLYGAAVLGCALGATREASAEPKVSPEGYVEAYVAWNTNRPSNAVTNARGFDDRHATFSLSNAVLGARAELGPVTTRLLLQVGSTPTSYYAAEPRRAGGTASGATDANLWKYVQTATIAWQATSKLKVEGGIFLSPIGVEQMAVKDNFTYSRSNLFFGLPFYHTGLRAAYALSDAFEVGLAAYNGWNSVVDNNEEKSLVPSVTWKTKQSQVQLLYFGGVERAAGAAEGRPWRHTFDLVATYDAASWLSLQAQGDVGFEETRMGTSSWAAVALAARYKLASFLYLAGRVDRFGETVASDGTLAAAPIFWSGSPWVSSQTVTLDARPVEQLSVRLEVRRDASGRELYYRGQVSGTGEADAPYVPNARTQSTVLLGATAWF; encoded by the coding sequence GTGACGAGGCGGGCGCGACGCAGGGGTCGGCTCTACGGAGCCGCAGTGCTCGGGTGCGCGCTCGGGGCGACGCGTGAAGCCTCGGCCGAGCCGAAAGTTTCGCCCGAGGGATACGTCGAGGCGTACGTCGCGTGGAACACGAACCGCCCGTCGAACGCGGTCACCAACGCGCGCGGGTTCGACGATCGCCACGCGACCTTCAGCTTGTCGAACGCGGTGCTCGGGGCGCGGGCGGAGCTCGGCCCGGTGACGACGCGGCTGCTCTTGCAAGTGGGCTCGACCCCGACGAGCTACTACGCGGCCGAGCCGCGGCGCGCAGGGGGCACGGCCTCGGGCGCGACCGACGCGAACTTGTGGAAATACGTGCAGACCGCCACCATCGCGTGGCAGGCCACGTCGAAGCTCAAGGTCGAGGGCGGCATCTTCTTGTCGCCCATCGGCGTGGAGCAGATGGCGGTGAAGGACAACTTCACCTACTCGCGCTCGAACCTCTTCTTCGGCCTGCCGTTTTACCACACGGGGCTCCGCGCTGCGTATGCCCTGTCCGACGCGTTCGAGGTGGGGCTCGCGGCGTACAACGGGTGGAACAGCGTCGTCGACAACAACGAAGAGAAGTCCCTCGTGCCGAGCGTCACGTGGAAGACGAAGCAGTCGCAGGTGCAGCTCCTCTACTTCGGCGGGGTGGAGCGCGCGGCGGGGGCGGCCGAGGGGCGGCCGTGGAGGCACACGTTCGACCTCGTCGCGACGTACGACGCGGCGTCGTGGCTCTCGCTCCAGGCGCAGGGCGACGTGGGGTTCGAGGAGACGCGGATGGGCACGTCGTCGTGGGCGGCGGTGGCGCTCGCGGCGCGGTACAAGCTGGCGTCGTTCCTGTACCTCGCGGGGCGCGTGGACAGGTTCGGGGAGACCGTGGCGAGTGACGGTACGTTGGCAGCGGCTCCCATCTTTTGGAGCGGCTCGCCGTGGGTGTCGTCGCAGACGGTGACGCTCGACGCGCGGCCGGTCGAGCAGCTCTCGGTGCGGCTCGAGGTGCGGCGGGATGCTTCGGGGAGGGAGCTTTACTACCGGGGGCAGGTCTCGGGCACGGGGGAGGCGGATGCGCCGTATGTGCCAAACGCGCGCACGCAGAGCACGGTGCTGCTTGGGGCTACGGCTTGGTTTTGA
- a CDS encoding glutathione S-transferase family protein has product MALEVFWGSGSGPAWRVLLALAVKGVPYESRLLSFSKGEHKTEEMLAMSPRGKVPVIRDGDFTLSESLAILHYLDRKYPTPKLFGETPEETGRIMRTIMEHECYGVSAISAFARPLLFGKLDAQRDQVLLAIDGARAELARLEAALGETETLSGQSIGAADIFVFPQLKSLERAFGKPGADTLDHGLGPLGTTFPKVQAWMHRIEALPGYEATYPPHWREG; this is encoded by the coding sequence ATGGCACTCGAAGTCTTCTGGGGAAGTGGAAGTGGACCGGCGTGGCGTGTGCTGCTCGCGCTGGCGGTGAAGGGCGTCCCGTACGAGTCGCGTCTGCTCTCGTTCTCGAAGGGAGAGCACAAGACCGAGGAGATGCTCGCGATGAGCCCGCGCGGCAAGGTGCCCGTCATCCGCGACGGCGACTTCACGCTGTCGGAGTCGCTCGCGATCTTGCACTACCTCGATCGCAAGTACCCGACCCCGAAGCTCTTCGGCGAGACCCCCGAGGAGACCGGCCGCATCATGCGCACGATCATGGAGCACGAGTGCTACGGCGTCTCGGCGATCTCCGCGTTCGCGCGGCCCTTGCTCTTCGGGAAGCTCGACGCCCAACGCGACCAGGTCCTCCTCGCGATCGACGGGGCGCGCGCCGAGCTCGCGCGGCTCGAGGCGGCCCTCGGCGAGACCGAGACCCTCTCCGGACAGTCGATCGGCGCGGCCGACATCTTCGTGTTCCCGCAGCTAAAATCGCTCGAGCGTGCGTTCGGCAAACCCGGCGCCGACACGCTCGATCACGGCCTCGGCCCGCTCGGGACGACGTTCCCCAAGGTCCAAGCGTGGATGCACCGCATCGAGGCGCTGCCTGGCTACGAGGCCACCTACCCTCCGCACTGGCGCGAAGGCTGA
- a CDS encoding DegT/DnrJ/EryC1/StrS family aminotransferase yields the protein MQVPFIDLSRLTQEVASSVHAEWRGCLDRCEFVGGPGVGRVEKTLSKVLGVPRTVSCANGTDALIVGLQALGVKRGSKVAIPNLTFWATYEAVAVLGATPILVDIDPDDLQMSYGEFVKAHDEHRFDAAALVHLYGWSTSRLAEFRVFCKERGIGLLEDGAQCFGVEVHGEPVLAKATVGTLSFYPAKVVGGAMDGGAITLQSEEHEKLVRSLCNHGRADHYAYAHVGWNSRMGGVQAAFLSAILDRVPDILASRRKAAEYYRKALSGHSKIRVYGPPPGIVENGYLNVLTVQGRQGQEIVDALKAKGIGSARTYPEPMDAQPPAQGVAIPFGSLAHSRAICKTVVNLPLFYGIREEECEASVKALLEVVG from the coding sequence GTGCAAGTCCCCTTCATCGACCTTTCGCGCCTCACCCAAGAAGTTGCATCGAGCGTCCACGCCGAGTGGCGCGGGTGCCTCGACCGCTGCGAGTTCGTCGGCGGGCCGGGCGTCGGCCGCGTCGAGAAGACCCTCTCCAAGGTGCTCGGGGTGCCCCGCACGGTCTCGTGCGCGAACGGCACCGACGCCCTCATCGTCGGTCTCCAGGCGCTCGGCGTGAAGCGCGGCTCCAAGGTCGCCATCCCGAACCTCACCTTCTGGGCCACCTACGAGGCCGTCGCGGTGCTCGGCGCCACGCCCATCCTGGTCGACATCGACCCCGACGACCTCCAAATGAGCTACGGAGAATTCGTCAAAGCGCACGACGAGCACCGCTTCGACGCGGCCGCCCTCGTGCACCTCTACGGCTGGTCCACCTCGCGCCTCGCCGAGTTCCGTGTGTTCTGCAAAGAACGCGGCATCGGCCTCCTCGAGGACGGCGCGCAGTGCTTCGGTGTCGAGGTCCACGGCGAACCGGTCCTCGCCAAGGCGACGGTGGGAACCCTCTCGTTCTACCCGGCCAAGGTCGTCGGCGGCGCGATGGACGGCGGCGCCATCACCCTCCAAAGCGAAGAGCACGAGAAGCTCGTCCGCTCGCTCTGCAACCACGGCCGCGCCGACCACTACGCCTACGCGCACGTCGGCTGGAACTCGCGCATGGGCGGCGTGCAGGCCGCGTTCCTCAGCGCCATCCTCGACCGCGTCCCCGACATCCTCGCCTCGCGCCGTAAGGCCGCCGAGTACTACCGCAAGGCGCTCTCGGGCCATTCCAAGATCCGCGTCTATGGTCCGCCGCCCGGCATCGTCGAGAACGGGTACCTCAACGTGCTCACGGTGCAGGGACGTCAAGGCCAAGAGATCGTCGACGCGCTCAAGGCGAAGGGCATCGGCTCGGCGCGCACTTACCCCGAGCCCATGGACGCGCAGCCCCCGGCGCAGGGCGTGGCCATCCCGTTCGGCTCGCTCGCGCACTCGCGCGCCATCTGCAAGACGGTCGTGAACCTCCCGCTCTTCTACGGCATCCGCGAAGAAGAGTGCGAGGCCTCGGTGAAGGCGCTGCTCGAGGTCGTGGGCTGA
- a CDS encoding class I SAM-dependent methyltransferase: MGESFDPQNEAEFDAHAGSYADMHKESVKASGEDPQYFSIYKQKVLERLLGKETRPLLDFGCGIGNLTHLLVESFGEVHGYDPSKKSVEMAKTRAPSAKFFDDDGTLPDDTYGAIVLANVLHHVPKDVRAPLIRGLVKKLAKGGKIVIFEHNPLNPVTVKAVRDCPFDEGVELLYPWEVEGLLDRAGLSRRKLDYIVFFPKPLATLRPLEPHLRGVPFGAQVCAWAERA; this comes from the coding sequence ATGGGAGAGTCTTTCGACCCGCAGAACGAAGCCGAGTTCGACGCGCACGCTGGTTCGTACGCCGACATGCACAAGGAGAGCGTGAAGGCGAGCGGCGAGGACCCGCAGTACTTCTCGATCTACAAGCAGAAGGTGCTCGAGCGGCTCCTCGGGAAGGAGACCCGACCGCTCCTCGATTTCGGCTGTGGGATCGGGAACCTGACGCACCTGCTCGTCGAGTCGTTCGGGGAGGTGCACGGGTACGATCCGTCGAAAAAGAGCGTCGAAATGGCCAAGACCCGGGCCCCGTCGGCCAAGTTCTTCGACGACGACGGCACGCTCCCGGACGACACGTACGGCGCCATCGTGCTGGCCAACGTGCTTCATCATGTCCCCAAGGACGTGCGCGCGCCCTTGATCCGCGGCCTCGTGAAGAAGCTCGCGAAGGGCGGAAAGATCGTCATCTTCGAGCACAACCCGCTGAACCCGGTCACCGTGAAGGCCGTGCGGGACTGCCCGTTCGACGAGGGCGTGGAGCTCTTGTACCCGTGGGAGGTCGAGGGTCTGCTCGACCGCGCGGGGCTGTCGAGGCGCAAGCTCGACTACATCGTGTTCTTCCCGAAGCCGCTGGCGACGCTCCGCCCGCTCGAGCCGCACCTCCGCGGGGTGCCGTTCGGGGCGCAGGTGTGCGCCTGGGCCGAGCGGGCGTAG